The following are encoded together in the Xanthomonas sacchari genome:
- a CDS encoding IS110 family transposase, translating to MSPVIGIDVAKRSFDAAIDLTNGKHRTKAKLSNDAKGFQALQAWLQTHAQPDSWIAMEATGTYHQALAEFLHARGYQVCVLNPAQTAAYARSQLSRVKTDRSDAKLIASYALRHREQLRRWHPDPPALKQLKALVRRRQDLQQMLQMERNRLDVAPAQVKDSIQVHLADLQHHIAQIEQAIDDHIDQDPTLRGQRELLVSIQGIADTSAALMLAELGDVRRFADAAAVTAFAGLNPCLQQSGDRKGHVCISRTGSPRLRAGLFMPALVAMTHNPIIRTLKQRLSERGKAGKQIVCAAMRKLLHLAYGVLKSGTAFDPKRGLAC from the coding sequence ATGTCTCCCGTCATCGGCATCGACGTCGCCAAACGCAGTTTCGATGCGGCCATCGATCTGACCAATGGCAAGCACCGTACCAAGGCCAAGTTGTCCAACGATGCCAAGGGCTTCCAGGCCCTGCAGGCATGGCTGCAGACGCATGCGCAGCCCGATAGCTGGATCGCCATGGAGGCCACCGGCACCTATCACCAGGCGCTGGCCGAGTTCCTCCACGCACGAGGCTATCAGGTGTGCGTGCTCAACCCTGCGCAGACGGCCGCGTACGCACGCAGCCAGCTCAGCCGGGTCAAGACCGATCGCAGCGATGCCAAGCTGATCGCCAGTTATGCCCTGCGTCACCGCGAGCAGTTACGCCGTTGGCACCCTGATCCGCCGGCGCTCAAGCAGCTCAAAGCGCTGGTGCGCCGGCGCCAGGATCTGCAACAGATGCTGCAGATGGAGCGCAACCGGCTGGACGTCGCTCCGGCCCAGGTGAAGGACTCGATCCAGGTCCATTTGGCCGATCTGCAACACCACATCGCCCAGATCGAGCAGGCCATCGATGACCACATCGACCAGGATCCGACCTTGCGTGGGCAGCGCGAGCTGCTGGTGAGCATCCAGGGGATTGCCGACACCAGCGCGGCCTTGATGCTGGCCGAGCTTGGCGATGTGAGGCGCTTCGCCGATGCCGCGGCGGTGACCGCCTTCGCGGGCCTGAATCCGTGCCTGCAGCAGTCGGGCGACCGCAAAGGCCACGTCTGCATCTCGCGCACCGGCTCGCCCCGCCTGCGTGCGGGCCTGTTCATGCCGGCCCTGGTGGCCATGACCCACAACCCGATCATCCGGACGCTGAAACAGCGGCTGAGCGAACGCGGCAAAGCCGGCAAGCAGATCGTGTGCGCCGCCATGCGCAAGCTCCTGCACCTGGCCTACGGGGTTCTCAAATCGGGTACGGCGTTCGATCCGAAAAGGGGACTTGCCTGCTAG
- a CDS encoding 4'-phosphopantetheinyl transferase, with protein MDALALAAPPFARLALGAHRIAVPDAWLLAFEVDAFDNDDFQRHGLQRPPSIARSVRKRQAEYLAGRRAALAALRAAGSTATDLPIGADRAPLWPAGFLGSLSHTDGLAVAIALPTSAGANGIGLDVERVVAEDQLEAIRNVALDTSDCDALAALARVRGWPYALTLGFSAKESFYKAAAATVGRFFDFDALRIEGCDPDSGHVDTRIATPLAPALTVGQRHRLRWVDVQPGLLLSSCVW; from the coding sequence ATGGATGCCCTGGCCCTCGCCGCCCCGCCGTTCGCCCGCCTCGCCCTCGGCGCGCATCGCATCGCCGTGCCGGATGCCTGGCTGCTGGCGTTCGAGGTCGATGCCTTCGACAACGACGATTTCCAGCGCCATGGCCTGCAGCGGCCGCCGTCGATCGCGCGCAGCGTGCGCAAGCGCCAGGCCGAGTACCTGGCCGGACGGCGCGCGGCGCTTGCTGCACTGCGCGCCGCAGGCAGTACCGCAACAGACCTGCCGATCGGCGCCGACCGCGCGCCGCTCTGGCCCGCCGGCTTCCTCGGCAGCCTCTCGCATACCGATGGCCTGGCGGTGGCCATCGCCCTGCCGACATCCGCCGGCGCCAACGGCATCGGCCTGGATGTCGAACGTGTGGTGGCAGAAGACCAGCTCGAGGCGATCCGCAACGTGGCCCTGGACACCAGCGACTGCGACGCGCTGGCCGCGCTCGCCCGCGTCCGCGGCTGGCCGTACGCGCTGACCCTGGGCTTTTCTGCGAAAGAGAGTTTCTACAAGGCCGCGGCGGCGACCGTCGGCCGCTTCTTCGATTTCGACGCCTTGCGCATCGAAGGCTGCGACCCGGACAGTGGCCACGTGGACACGCGCATCGCCACGCCGCTGGCGCCGGCGTTGACGGTGGGACAGCGGCATCGCCTGCGCTGGGTGGACGTGCAGCCGGGCCTGCTGCTCAGCAGTTGCGTCTGGTAG